One window of Camelina sativa cultivar DH55 chromosome 4, Cs, whole genome shotgun sequence genomic DNA carries:
- the LOC104780529 gene encoding protein PSY2-like translates to MSFGSRLLLFLILTLPLVTSSSRNTLSVSGIGQTRPDHRMLMVSIEDYGDPSANTRHDPSVPTNAKANTTP, encoded by the exons ATGAGTTTTGGATCtcgtcttcttttgtttctcatacTAACTCTTCCACTCGTTACATCTTCATCCCGAAACACTCTTTCTGTTTCAG GAATTGGGCAGACAAGGCCAGATCATAGAATGTTGATGGTGAGCATCGAGGATTATGGTGATCCCTCTGCAAACACTAGACACGATCCCAGCGTTCCAACCAATGCAAAGGCTAACACAACACCTTAA
- the LOC104780530 gene encoding selT-like protein isoform X2, producing the protein MDKTQLIFLGLPLLHRSPQSIHSSTAEISAPSISQPQRQAVIAPATLDFLSQKSSGVGFGNTVELLRSCSYKRTAVSVKKMPQTAFLDYPAPAAKRLLAKGVPVAQMGVIGLIMGGEHIFPMIGIEQSPAWYHSLRANRFGAMASTWLLGVL; encoded by the exons ATGGACAAAACACAACTGATCTTTCTAGGACTACCGCTTCTTCACCGATCTCCTCAATCTATTCACTCCTCCACCGCCGAAATCTCAGCACCATCCATCTCTCAACCGCAACGTCAGGCTGTGATCGCCCCAGCAACCCTAGATTTCCTCTCACAG AAGTCGAGTGGTGTTGGATTTGGAAACACCGTAGAACTTCTGCGCTCCTGCTCTTACAA GCGAACTGCAGTATCCGTGAAGAAGATGCCACAAACAGCTTTCCTGGATTACCCTGCACCAGCGGCGAAGCGGCTTTTAGCTAAGGGTGTGCCAGTTGCTCAGATGGGAGTTATTGGTCTTATAATGGGAGGTGAACATATATTTCCTATGATTGGAATTGAACAGTCTCCTGCTTGGTACCACTCTTTGAGAGCGAATAGATTCGGGGCCATGGCCTCCACTTGGCTTCTTG GTGTTCTCTAA
- the LOC104780530 gene encoding selT-like protein isoform X1, whose translation MDKTQLIFLGLPLLHRSPQSIHSSTAEISAPSISQPQRQAVIAPATLDFLSQKSSGVGFGNTVELLRSCSYKRTAVSVKKMPQTAFLDYPAPAAKRLLAKGVPVAQMGVIGLIMGGEHIFPMIGIEQSPAWYHSLRANRFGAMASTWLLGNFLQSSLQSSGAFEVSCNGELVSSVRIYPTSEET comes from the exons ATGGACAAAACACAACTGATCTTTCTAGGACTACCGCTTCTTCACCGATCTCCTCAATCTATTCACTCCTCCACCGCCGAAATCTCAGCACCATCCATCTCTCAACCGCAACGTCAGGCTGTGATCGCCCCAGCAACCCTAGATTTCCTCTCACAG AAGTCGAGTGGTGTTGGATTTGGAAACACCGTAGAACTTCTGCGCTCCTGCTCTTACAA GCGAACTGCAGTATCCGTGAAGAAGATGCCACAAACAGCTTTCCTGGATTACCCTGCACCAGCGGCGAAGCGGCTTTTAGCTAAGGGTGTGCCAGTTGCTCAGATGGGAGTTATTGGTCTTATAATGGGAGGTGAACATATATTTCCTATGATTGGAATTGAACAGTCTCCTGCTTGGTACCACTCTTTGAGAGCGAATAGATTCGGGGCCATGGCCTCCACTTGGCTTCTTGGTAACTTCTTACAGTCTTCCCTGCAAAGTTCAGGCGCCTTTGAAGTTAGTTGCAATGGGGAATTGGTCAGTTCTGTTAGaatatatcccacatcggaagaaACATAA
- the LOC104780531 gene encoding asparagine synthetase [glutamine-hydrolyzing] 1, whose translation MCGILAVLGCSDDSQAKRVRVLELSRRLRHRGPDWSGLYQNGDNYLAHQRLAVIDPASGDQPLYNEDKTIVVTVNGEIYNHEELRRRLKNHKFRTGSDCDVIAHLYEEYGVDFVDMLDGIFSFVLLDTRDNSFMVARDAVGVTSLYIGWGLDGSVWISSEMKGLNDDCEHFEAFPPGHFYSSKLGGFKQWYNPPWFNESVPSTPYEPLAIRRAFENAVIKRLMTDVPFGVLLSGGLDSSLVASITARHFAGTKAAKQWGPQLHSFCVGLEGSPDLKAGKEVAEYLGTVHHEFHFTVQDGIDAIEDVIYHVETYDVTTIRASTPMFLMSRKIKSLGVKMVLSGEGSDEIFGGYLYFHKAPNKKEFHQETCRKIKALHKYDCLRANKSTSAFGLEARVPFLDKEFINTAMSLDPECKMIKPEEGRIEKWVLRRAFDDEERPYLPKHILYRQKEQFSDGVGYSWIDGLKAHAARNVNDKMMSNAAHIFPYNTPNTKEAYYYRMIFERFFPQNSARLTVPGGATVACSTAKAVEWDASWSNNMDPSGRAAIGVHLSAYDGSNVALPMPPPLKAIDNMPMMMGQGVVIQT comes from the exons atgtGTGGAATACTTGCCGTTTTAGGATGTTCCGATGATTCTCAGGCCAAGAGAGTTCGTGTTCTTGAGCTTTCTCGCAG GTTGAGGCACAGAGGACCTGACTGGAGTGGGTTATATCAGAACGGAGACAATTACCTGGCTCATCAGCGTCTTGCTGTCATCGATCCTGCCTCCGGTGATCAACCTCTCTACAACGAGGACAAGACCATTGTTGTCACC GTGAATGGAGAGATTTATAACCATGAGGAGCTGAGAAGACGTCTGAAGAATCACAAGTTCCGTACTGGTAGTGATTGTGACGTCATTGCTCACCTG TACGAGGAGTATGGTGTGGATTTTGTTGATATGTTGGATGGAATCTTCTCCTTTGTGTTGCTTGACACACGAGATAATTCCTTCATGGTGGCTCGTGATGCGGTTGGTGTTACTTCGCTCTACATTGGTTGGGGATTAGACGGATCTGTGTGGATATCTTCAGAGATGAAAGGCTTAAACGATGATTGTGAGCATTTCGAAGCGTTTCCTCCAGGTCATTTTTATTCAAGCAAACTAGGAGGGTTTAAGCAATGGTACAATCCTCCTTGGTTCAACGAGTCTGTTCCTTCAACGCCTTATGAGCCTCTCGCGATTAGACGCGCCTTTGAAAAC GCTGTGATTAAGCGATTGATGACTGATGTTCCATTTGGAGTTTTGCTCTCCGGTGGTCTTGATTCTTCCCTTGTGGCTTCCATCACTGCCCGTCACTTTGCTGGTACTAAGGCTGCTAAGCAATGGGGTCCTCAGCTCCATTCATTTTGCGTCGGTCTTGAG GGCTCACCGGACTTGAAGGCGGGGAAAGAGGTGGCTGAATATTTGGGGACGGTGCACCATGAGTTCCATTTCACGGTGCAGGACGGGATCGATGCGATAGAGGATGTGATTTACCATGTTGAGACCTATGATGTGACTACAATCAGAGCGAGCACGCCGATGTTCTTGATGTCCAGGAAAATAAAGTCTCTAGGAGTTAAGATGGTTCTCTCCGGTGAAGGATCCGATGAGATATTTGGAGGGTATCTCTACTTCCACAAGGCACCTAACAAGAAAGAGTTTCACCAAGAAACCTGTCGAAAG ATCAAGGCTCTTCACAAGTATGATTGTTTAAGAGCCAACAAATCTACCTCTGCCTTTGGTCTAGAGGCGCGTGTTCCTTTTCTTGACAAAGAATTCATCAATACGGCCATGTCTCTAGACCCTGAATGCAAAATG ATCAAGCCAGAGGAAGGGAGGATTGAGAAATGGGTTCTAAGGAGAGCCTTTGACGATGAAGAACGTCCTTATCTGCCAAAACACATTCTCTACAGACAGAAAGAGCAATTTAGTGATGGTGTCGGCTATAGTTGGATTGATGGCCTCAAAGCTCATGCTGCTCGAAAT GTTAATGACAAGATGATGTCAAACGCTGCGCATATCTTCCCTTACAACACTCCAAACACTAAAGAAGCTTACTACTACAGAATGATCTTTGAGAGGTTCTTCCCACAG AACTCTGCAAGACTAACTGTTCCAGGAGGTGCAACCGTGGCTTGTTCGACCGCAAAGGCAGTGGAGTGGGATGCAAGCTGGTCCAACAATATGGATCCATCAGGAAGAGCCGCCATCGGAGTTCACCTCTCGGCCTATGATGGCAGCAACGTGGCATTACCCATGCCACCGCCACTTAAGGCAATCGACAACATGCCGATGATGATGGGTCAAGGAGTTGTGATTCAGACATAG